A stretch of DNA from Pseudonocardia hierapolitana:
CCGCGGCCGCCCGCCTCGCTGCCCAGCCGAGGATCCGGCCGCCGAGCCCGGCGGCGACGCGGCGGACCGCGAGCCGGTGCACGTAGGTGGCGGAGGCCGGATGGTCGGCCCACAACCTGTCGGCCCGGTCGAGCGTCACCGTGGCGAGGACGTGCTCGTCGTCGACCGCCAGCCAGGTCTCGCCTGCGAGCACCGCCGGCTCGACCCGTACCCGCTCGAAGCGGGGCGGCCACTGCCGCACGCCGCGCGCGTCCAGCCAGCCCGCCACCTCGTCGAGCACGGCGAGCACGTCTGCGATCTCCCCGGTTCCGGCGCGGCGCATCGTGGGCGGAACGTGCTCGCTCCTCACGACATGTCCCAGAGCAACCGGTAGTAGGCGATCCGCCGCCGGTCAGGCGCGATCCCGTACCCCTTGTAGACGAAGCCGTCGTAGCCCGGCCCGTAGTTCCACTCCGTGCTCCAGGACGCGACAGCGAGGTCGGCCCACCGGTCGGCCACGCCGAGCGAACCGAGGTCCACGTGTGCGGCGAACGTGCCGTCGTCGTGCAGGAGGGTGTTCGGGGCGCAGGCGTCGCCGTGGCAGACCACGAGGCGGTCGATCGGCGGCGGCTCGGCGAGGTCCGGATGCCGGGGCTCCGCGCGGGCGAGCCTGCGCTCGACGCTCCAGTCGAACGGACACTCCTCGACGGGCAGGGCGTCGTGGAGCAGGCGCAGGCCGCGCCCGATCGCCGTCGCCGCGGTGGCCGGCTCGGCGATCCACCTCGGGTCCACCGCCGAGCGGCCCGGCACTTCCTCCGTCACCAGCCATGATCCGTCCGCGTCCCCGCCCAGCTCGAGCACGTGGGGAACCGGCACTCGTCCCTGTGCCCACCTCAGTCGCTCCGCCTCGCCGGCGAGGTCGATCTCCGGGGTGCCGGTGGCGACCCACTTCGCGTACCGGACGCGGCCCTCCCCACCGCCCAGGCGGAAGGTGAGCCCGCCCAGCAGGTTCTGCCACACCGGGACGAGCGGATCTCCGCCCGCGAGCTTCGCGATGACGGCGGGGACGGCAACCGGGTCGGTGGGGCTACCAGCGAGGTCGGGTCGGCTCACGGTTCCATGATCGTGACGCGCTCGATCCCATTCCAGCCAGTTGGTGCCGGAAACCTCCCGGCTGCCGGAACGCAGCGTCGTGCCGTTCAGGCTGCCGACTTGACCCGGCGGGGGAGGAGGGCGTCGAGGATGGGTTCGGGGTCGAGGCGATCGGTCCTGTCCTCATGAGTTCGCCCCGCACAGCACGAGACACGGGAGCTCACCCGGGACGCGCCCCGCCAGCCACGCCGCGAAGGGGGCCGCCGCGGCGGGCTCGACGCGCAGCCGGAACTCCTCCCACAGCCGCTCCTGCGCCGAGACGATCTCGGCGTCGCCCACGAGCAGCGGCACCGCGCCGGCGGTCCGCAGCACTGCGAAGGGCACCTCGCCGATCCGGGTGGCGCCCAGGGCGGACGAGGCCACCGAGTCGATCTCCACGTCAACCGGTGTGCCTGCCTCGAGCGCGGCGTGCACCGCCCGGCAGCCGGTCGGCTCGACGGTGACGACCGTGCGGCCCCCGGCGGCGAGTGCGGTGCCGGCGGCCAGGCCGCCACCGCCCGCCGCGACCACGATCGCGTCGACGTCCTGGCAGTCCTCGACGACCTCGGCCGTGGCCGTCCCCTGCCCGGCCACGACGGCGGGGTCGTCGTAGGCGTGCACGTACCGGCCGGGTTCGGCGCGGGCGGCCACCGCGGCGTCGGCGTAGGTCTCGCCGTGGCGGATCAGCTTGGCCCCGGTCGCCTCGATGCGCCTCGCCTTGCTCTCGGGCACTTCGCGCGGCACGTAGACGACCGCCGGGACGCCGAGGACGCCGGCCGCGGTGGCGACGCCGAGCCCGTGGTTGCCGCCGGACGCCGTGACCACGCGCTCCGGCGGTTCGGCGGAGAGCAGCGCGTTCAGGGCTCCCCGGATCTTGAACGACCCGCTGCGCTGCAGGTGTTCGAGCTTCAGCAGCACCGGCCGGCCGTCGACGTCGGCGCGCAGGATCGGGGTCCGTCGGACGTGCGGGGCCACGCGGGTCGCGGCGGTGGCGACGTCGGCGGCGGTCGGGAGGGGCGTCATACGCCGAGGATGCGCCGTCCCGATCGTTAAGCTGTAGTTCGACTTGCTCAACCAGCATTAGGAACACTGATGGCATTGGACGCGGGCCGGGTGCGGGTGCTCGTCGAGGTGGCTCATGCCGGCTCGATCGCCGCGGCGGCCGCGCGAATGGGGTTCACGCCGTCGGCGCTCTCGCAGCAGCTCGCGAAACTGGAGCGCGAGGTCGGCACGGCCCTGATCGAACGGGGACGAGCCGGCACGCGGCTGACCGGGCCGGGACAGGTTCTGCTGGAGCACGGTGAGCGGGTGCTCGGAGAACTGCGCGACGCCGAGCAGGCCGTGCGCGCTGCCGCGGGCGCGGAGCCGCGGCGCATCGCGGTCGGCGCGTTCTCGACCGCGGCCCGGACGCTGCTGCCCCGGGCGCTGGCCGCCCTGAAGGAGGAGCGGCCGGGGATCCGCACCTCGCTCGTGGACATCGAGCCGCCCGACGGGTACGGCCTGGTCGCCGCGCGCGAGCTCGACCTGCTCGTCACCCACCGTTACCCGGGGGTGGCGCTGCCGGCGGTCCGCGGCCTGCGCCGCCGGCTCCTCCTCCGGGATCCGCTGCGCCTGGTGCTCCCGCGGGGGCACCGGCTCGCCACCGCCCCGGAGATCGCGCTCGCCGACCTCGCCGACGAGGACTGGGTCTCCGGTGCGCCCGGCGTGCCCAACCGGGTGTGCCTGGACTCGCTCGGCCCGCTGCACGTGGCGTACGAGACCAGGGACTATGAGGTCACGCTCGCGCTCGTCGAGGCAGGGCTCGGTGTGTCCTTCGTGCCGGCGAGCCTGCTGGGAGGGCAGCGGGGGGTCGTCGTGCGGGACCTGCGGGGTCGCGCTCCGGTCCGCGAGGTCCACGTCGTGCACCCGCCCCGGCCGTCCGCGGCGGTGGTCGAGCTCCTCAGCCGGTTGCGGCCAGCAGATCCTTGATCGCCCGGACGCCCGCTGCCGCCCCGCCACCCTCGCCCACGGTGTCGGCCAGTGCCTTCGCGGCCGTGCGGCGGGACGGGTCGGCGAGCGTGCGTTCGACGGCCGCGCGGAGCTCGCCGGGCGGGACCGGGCGATTGGACAGGTTGTGCCGCAGCACGACCGCGGCGCCGCGTTCGGCGACGGACCGGCCGATGAGTAGCTGCTCGAACTGCTGGGGGATGACGACGAGCGGCACGCCGTTCGCCAGGCCTTCGAGGGCACTGTTCATGCCGCCGTGGGTGACGAACACCGCGGTGCGCCGGAGCACCTCGAGCTGGGGGACGGACGCGCGGACCAGCGTGTTCGCCGGCGGCGGGCCGAGTCGGGCGGGGTCGGTGTGGGAGCCGACCGCGATCAGCACCCGCGCGGGCAGGTCGGCGAGCACGTCGAAGCAGGTGCGGAAGAAGGCGTCGGCGCCCGAGTGGAGCGTGCCCAGCGACACGAGGACGAGCGGTTCCGGGCCGTCGACGTGGGCGGCGAGCTCGGCGTCGAGATCGCTCACGCGGGTCTGCGGGTCGATGGTGGCCCCGATGTAGTGGCACCGGTCGTCGATACGCGGATCGGGCCGCTGCAGCCAGCGCGGGATCGGGAAGAGCGTGACGTCGCCGAGCGTCGGGAAGGCGGGTCGTGGCGGGAAGAGGTCCTTGCCGAACCGGCGCACCACCCGCTGCCGGGCCGCCACCGCGGCGGGCATGTCGCGCACGGCGGCGCGGAGGAACTGCAACCACTCCCGCGCCGTCTGGCTCCGGAATGCGTCGGTTCCCACCAGCATCGTGGTCATGAACGAGACCGTGGGCAGGCGCAGGCTCCTCGCCACCATGTGGCCCCAGATCGCGTTCGAGTCGTGGGCCACCGCGTCGGGCGGGTCGGCACGGAGCTCGTCCTGCAGGAACGGGACCAGGATCTCCGTGGAGGCCAGCCCGCGAACGACCACGCGTACCGGGCTGCCGGTGCGGGTGGCCTCGGCGATGTCGTCGGCCGTGATCGTCCCGGCCGGGTAGGGGCGGAACTCGGCGCCCGTGCGCTCGATGACGTCCCGGAACTGCTCCGTGGAGTAGTAGGTGACCCGGACGTCCCGGCGCACCAGCTCCCTGACGAGCGGCAGGCTGGGGTTGACGTGGCCGGCCGCGGGCATGCCGGTCATGACGATGCGAGTCACGCGGGTCCTCTCTGCGTGCTGATCGCGGCCGCGAGCGTGGCGCGGAACCGCTCGTACCGCGCGAGGACCGCCGGGGCGACGGCCGCGAGGGCGACCGGGTCGGGGGCCGTCGGTGGCTCCACCGCGGCGTGGACGGTGTGGTGCAGCGCGGCCGCGGTCTCCTCCGGGGAACCGAGAGCCGGCTGCTGGAGGTAGAAGCCGGTCTGCACGGCGCCCACCACGTACATCTGGGTGGGGACGTCCAGGTCGGTGCGCATCAGCCCGTGCTCGCGGAGCAGC
This window harbors:
- a CDS encoding aminoglycoside 3'-phosphotransferase; protein product: MSRPDLAGSPTDPVAVPAVIAKLAGGDPLVPVWQNLLGGLTFRLGGGEGRVRYAKWVATGTPEIDLAGEAERLRWAQGRVPVPHVLELGGDADGSWLVTEEVPGRSAVDPRWIAEPATAATAIGRGLRLLHDALPVEECPFDWSVERRLARAEPRHPDLAEPPPIDRLVVCHGDACAPNTLLHDDGTFAAHVDLGSLGVADRWADLAVASWSTEWNYGPGYDGFVYKGYGIAPDRRRIAYYRLLWDMS
- a CDS encoding serine/threonine dehydratase is translated as MTPLPTAADVATAATRVAPHVRRTPILRADVDGRPVLLKLEHLQRSGSFKIRGALNALLSAEPPERVVTASGGNHGLGVATAAGVLGVPAVVYVPREVPESKARRIEATGAKLIRHGETYADAAVAARAEPGRYVHAYDDPAVVAGQGTATAEVVEDCQDVDAIVVAAGGGGLAAGTALAAGGRTVVTVEPTGCRAVHAALEAGTPVDVEIDSVASSALGATRIGEVPFAVLRTAGAVPLLVGDAEIVSAQERLWEEFRLRVEPAAAAPFAAWLAGRVPGELPCLVLCGANS
- a CDS encoding macrolide family glycosyltransferase → MTRIVMTGMPAAGHVNPSLPLVRELVRRDVRVTYYSTEQFRDVIERTGAEFRPYPAGTITADDIAEATRTGSPVRVVVRGLASTEILVPFLQDELRADPPDAVAHDSNAIWGHMVARSLRLPTVSFMTTMLVGTDAFRSQTAREWLQFLRAAVRDMPAAVAARQRVVRRFGKDLFPPRPAFPTLGDVTLFPIPRWLQRPDPRIDDRCHYIGATIDPQTRVSDLDAELAAHVDGPEPLVLVSLGTLHSGADAFFRTCFDVLADLPARVLIAVGSHTDPARLGPPPANTLVRASVPQLEVLRRTAVFVTHGGMNSALEGLANGVPLVVIPQQFEQLLIGRSVAERGAAVVLRHNLSNRPVPPGELRAAVERTLADPSRRTAAKALADTVGEGGGAAAGVRAIKDLLAATG
- a CDS encoding GNAT family N-acetyltransferase, producing MRSEHVPPTMRRAGTGEIADVLAVLDEVAGWLDARGVRQWPPRFERVRVEPAVLAGETWLAVDDEHVLATVTLDRADRLWADHPASATYVHRLAVRRVAAGLGGRILGWAARRAAAEGCHYLRLDCVASNRRLRDYYEAAGFRHRGDVEVTGPPGGRGEPGSAVGVSRYELALPG
- a CDS encoding LysR substrate-binding domain-containing protein → MALDAGRVRVLVEVAHAGSIAAAAARMGFTPSALSQQLAKLEREVGTALIERGRAGTRLTGPGQVLLEHGERVLGELRDAEQAVRAAAGAEPRRIAVGAFSTAARTLLPRALAALKEERPGIRTSLVDIEPPDGYGLVAARELDLLVTHRYPGVALPAVRGLRRRLLLRDPLRLVLPRGHRLATAPEIALADLADEDWVSGAPGVPNRVCLDSLGPLHVAYETRDYEVTLALVEAGLGVSFVPASLLGGQRGVVVRDLRGRAPVREVHVVHPPRPSAAVVELLSRLRPADP